A window of Zingiber officinale cultivar Zhangliang chromosome 5A, Zo_v1.1, whole genome shotgun sequence contains these coding sequences:
- the LOC121980965 gene encoding riboflavin biosynthesis protein PYRD, chloroplastic-like, producing MPNSIISPTANLSLARCNLGFVALRRCFQVGSTTLALCKSSMTSRVRVRCAAEDDAFYIRRCVELARTAIGCTSPNPMVGCVIVKDGKIVGEGFHPKAGQPHAEVFALKDAGILAENATAYVSLEPCNHYGRTPPCTEALINAKVKHVVVGMVDPNPIVASKGVERLRDSGIGVTVGVEEMLCRKLNEAYIHRMLTGRPFVTLRYTLSFNGSITNRLGKGADEPGGYFSQLLQEHDGIIIPGDQLTKISTLPTSHESGANQPFHVVIAKGVSSSLQLPGFIMKFASKIIVLADNEVKIQPEMQGVEVVILENITLSSILDYCGKRGMCSILLDFRGHSKSLSELLEGVLVENLVQKVVMEIYPFWRISDEYSSLPSGWKSLRLKNLESRTLSESVLVEGYI from the exons ATGCCCAACTCCATCATCTCCCCGACGGCAAATCTATCTCTCGCAAGATGCAATCTTGGATTCGTTGCGCTCCGCCGTTGCTTCCAGGTTGGTTCCACCACTCTCGCTCTGTGTAAGAGCAGTATGACCTCGAGGGTCCGTGTACGCTGCGCGGCGGAAGACGACGCGTTCTACATCAGAAGGTGCGTCGAATTGGCGAGGACGGCCATCGGGTGTACCTCTCCCAACCCCATGGTGGGCTGCGTCATCGTCAAGGACGGCAAGATTGTTGGAGAAGGGTTCCACCCTAAGGCCGGCCAGCCGCATGCCGAG GTTTTTGCACTGAAAGATGCTGGAATTTTGGCTGAGAATGCAACAGCATATGTTAGTCTTGAACCTTGTAACCATTATGGAAGAACTCCTCCTTGCACTGAAGCTCTCATTAATGCTAAGGTAAAGCATGTGGTTGTTGGGATGGTGGATCCAAATCCCATTGTAGCTTCCAAAGGAGTTGAAAGGCTCAGAGATTCAGGCATTGGCGTTACTGTGGGTGTGGAGGAAATGTTGTGCAGAAAGCTCAATGAGGCATACATTCATCGAATGCTTACAGGGAGGCCTTTTGTTACATTAAG GTATACTCTCTCATTCAACGGAAGCATTACCAATCGACTTGGAAAAGGTGCAGATGAACCTGGTGGATATTTTTCACAGTTGTTGCAGGAACATGATGGAATTATAATCCCTGGTGATCAGTTAACCAAAATATCCACTCTACCAACATCTCATGAAAGTGGAGCAAATCAACCATTTCACGTTGTGATAGCTAAGGGTGTAAGTTCTTCATTACAACTTCCAGGGTTCATAATGAAGTTTGCATCAAAGATCATAGTTTTGGCAGATAATGAAGTGAAAATACAACCAGAAATGCAAGGCGTTGAAGTAGTGATCCTTGAAAACATTACCCTAAGTTCAATTCTAGATTATTGTGGAAAGCGAGGGATGTGCAGTATTTTGTTGGATTTCAGAGGGCACAGTAAATCTCTTTCTGAGCTTCTGGAAGGTGTTCTTGTTGAAAACTTGGTACAGAAAGTTGTTATGGAAATATATCCATTTTGGCGTATAAGTGATGAATATTCATCTTTGCCTTCTGGCTGGAAATCATTGAGATTAAAGAACTTAGAATCCAGGACCTTAAGTGAAAGCGTCTTGGTGGAGGGATACATCTAG